A region from the Pyrinomonadaceae bacterium genome encodes:
- a CDS encoding serine hydrolase domain-containing protein, protein MRRTNFLFVFALVVSLSSATWAQAPNREKVIAGAERAFEKFAKAYVGPAPGCAAAVSLNGETVFEKAFGLADLEHNVPNTPQTIFESGSVAKQFTAAAIVLLHQDGKLNLDDPVMKHIPELPDYGYPLTIRHLLHHTSGLRDWGSVMSLTGAGRGDRVVSQDLALDVIKHQRALNFTPGAEYSYTNSGYNLAAIIVERVSKQKFPAFVEERLFKPLGMKNSSWRDDYQRVVPGRAQAYARQGTGPWRLNMPFMNVYGNGGMLTTVGDWMKWNAMFESKSLGAPLVNTLETQGVLNDGRKIAYALGLEVGTHHGLKDVSHGGATAGYQTFLARLPDKKFSVGVMCNGTSPGAGGIAEAITDEIFGPFPETPIEAAKVSEDELKKLAGIWRNEKTHAPARFVVENGVSRWGGARLVPTGSGQFAFGDNRLKFTLDKDGKPLFAETVDTDGEVRRFAPEKEWTPTPADLASFKGDWFSEEAGARLTVAVEADKAFIKQRPVTSLPMQPLYRDHFSVPGFIVWFTRDKNGKVNAMHVGASRLRDMPFVRVK, encoded by the coding sequence ATGAGAAGAACAAACTTCTTATTCGTTTTCGCTCTGGTTGTGTCTCTTTCTAGCGCAACCTGGGCTCAGGCGCCCAACAGAGAGAAAGTCATCGCCGGCGCGGAACGAGCATTCGAGAAATTTGCCAAGGCTTACGTCGGGCCAGCACCCGGTTGTGCCGCCGCAGTGTCGCTGAACGGCGAGACAGTGTTCGAAAAGGCGTTCGGACTTGCCGATCTCGAGCATAATGTTCCGAACACGCCGCAAACAATTTTTGAGTCAGGCTCAGTCGCGAAACAGTTCACCGCCGCCGCGATCGTACTGCTGCATCAGGATGGAAAGCTCAATCTTGACGATCCGGTCATGAAACATATTCCCGAACTCCCCGACTACGGTTATCCGCTGACGATCCGACATCTGTTGCATCACACTTCCGGACTGCGCGACTGGGGCTCAGTCATGAGTCTGACCGGCGCGGGTCGGGGTGATCGAGTCGTCTCTCAGGATCTCGCACTTGACGTTATTAAGCATCAGCGCGCACTCAACTTCACACCCGGCGCGGAATACTCGTACACAAACAGCGGATACAACCTGGCCGCGATAATCGTCGAGCGTGTTTCGAAACAGAAGTTTCCCGCGTTCGTCGAAGAGCGGCTATTCAAACCGCTCGGGATGAAGAACAGTTCGTGGCGAGACGACTACCAGCGCGTTGTGCCGGGCCGCGCCCAGGCGTATGCGCGGCAAGGCACCGGACCGTGGCGACTTAATATGCCTTTCATGAATGTGTATGGAAACGGCGGCATGCTCACAACGGTCGGCGATTGGATGAAATGGAACGCGATGTTTGAATCGAAGTCGCTGGGTGCGCCTTTGGTTAATACGCTGGAGACACAAGGCGTGCTTAATGATGGGAGGAAGATTGCGTACGCGCTTGGGCTCGAAGTCGGGACACACCACGGATTGAAGGATGTCTCGCATGGCGGCGCAACTGCCGGCTATCAAACGTTTCTGGCGCGTCTGCCCGACAAGAAGTTCTCAGTCGGTGTCATGTGTAATGGCACATCACCGGGCGCAGGTGGAATCGCCGAGGCCATCACTGATGAGATCTTCGGGCCATTTCCAGAAACCCCGATCGAAGCTGCCAAGGTCTCAGAAGACGAGCTGAAGAAACTTGCCGGTATCTGGCGGAATGAAAAAACGCATGCGCCGGCGCGTTTCGTAGTCGAAAACGGCGTCTCGCGCTGGGGCGGCGCGCGCCTTGTACCAACCGGAAGCGGACAGTTTGCTTTTGGTGACAACCGATTGAAGTTCACGCTGGATAAAGACGGCAAGCCGCTGTTTGCTGAGACCGTCGATACCGATGGTGAAGTCAGGCGCTTCGCACCGGAGAAGGAATGGACGCCCACGCCAGCGGACCTTGCATCATTTAAGGGAGATTGGTTTAGCGAAGAGGCTGGCGCGAGATTGACTGTCGCTGTCGAAGCCGACAAGGCCTTCATCAAGCAGCGACCGGTTACGAGTCTGCCGATGCAGCCGCTGTATCGGGATCATTTCTCCGTGCCGGGATTTATTGTCTGGTTCACACGGGACAAAAATGGGAAGGTCAATGCCATGCACGTGGGCGCATCACGATTGCGCGACATGCCGTTCGTACGAGTGAAGTAG